One region of Streptomyces leeuwenhoekii genomic DNA includes:
- a CDS encoding sensor histidine kinase has product MRARLLPLLIVLMAAVLLALGIPLAISVAAAQQQQVVVDRIDDTARFAALAQFVTDAPYGSRPVSTDERLETLQRELTSYHEVYDIRAGVFYRNHIPMANAPTTWFLPQTGEVRSAFDEALLSRRSHDPEQVWPWERGRLVVASPVIRDGDVVAVVVTDSPTGPMRSRTLHGWLVIGAGEAAAMLLAVGAALRLTGWVLRPVRVLDATTHDIATGRLKSRVAPAGGPPELRRLAKSFNEMADNLEDVLVQQRAFVADASHQLRNPLAALLLRIELLALELPEGNQEIASVQAEGKRLARVLDDLLDLALAEHAEPDLGLTDIGALAAERVAAWAPTAEAKGVRLVGECPATTGWADPVALSSALDAVVDNAVKFTPPEGTVRVTVASNGATATVVVTDTGPGLTDEELTRVGDRFWRSGRHQNVKGSGLGLSICRALLEAGGGSVTFGHHAPRGLKVTVTVPRTAPAA; this is encoded by the coding sequence GTGCGCGCGCGTCTTCTCCCCCTGCTGATCGTCCTGATGGCGGCCGTGCTGCTCGCGCTCGGCATCCCGCTCGCCATCAGCGTCGCCGCGGCCCAGCAGCAGCAGGTGGTCGTCGACCGCATCGACGACACCGCCCGCTTCGCCGCACTCGCCCAGTTCGTCACCGACGCGCCCTACGGGTCGCGCCCCGTCTCCACCGACGAGCGGCTGGAGACGCTGCAGCGGGAGCTCACCAGCTACCACGAGGTCTACGACATCCGGGCGGGCGTCTTCTACCGCAATCACATCCCCATGGCCAACGCGCCGACGACCTGGTTCCTCCCCCAGACGGGCGAGGTGCGCTCCGCCTTCGACGAGGCGCTGCTGAGCCGCCGCAGCCACGACCCGGAGCAGGTGTGGCCCTGGGAGCGCGGCCGGCTCGTGGTCGCCTCGCCGGTGATCCGGGACGGCGACGTCGTCGCGGTCGTGGTCACCGACTCGCCGACCGGGCCGATGCGGTCGCGCACCCTGCACGGCTGGCTGGTCATCGGCGCGGGCGAGGCCGCCGCGATGCTGCTGGCCGTCGGCGCCGCGCTGCGGCTGACCGGCTGGGTCCTCAGACCCGTACGGGTCCTGGACGCCACCACCCACGACATCGCCACCGGGCGGCTGAAGTCCCGGGTGGCGCCCGCCGGGGGGCCGCCGGAGCTGAGGCGGCTGGCCAAGTCGTTCAACGAGATGGCGGACAATCTCGAGGACGTGCTGGTGCAGCAGCGCGCCTTCGTCGCCGACGCCTCCCACCAGCTCCGCAACCCGCTCGCGGCGCTGCTGCTGCGGATCGAGCTGCTCGCCCTGGAGCTGCCCGAAGGCAACCAGGAGATCGCCTCCGTCCAGGCCGAGGGCAAGCGCCTGGCCCGGGTCCTGGACGACCTGCTCGACCTGGCCCTGGCCGAGCACGCCGAACCGGACCTCGGGCTCACCGACATCGGCGCCCTGGCCGCCGAGCGGGTGGCGGCCTGGGCACCCACCGCCGAGGCCAAGGGCGTACGGCTGGTGGGGGAGTGCCCGGCGACCACCGGGTGGGCCGACCCGGTGGCGCTGTCCAGCGCGCTGGACGCGGTGGTGGACAACGCGGTGAAGTTCACGCCGCCGGAGGGGACCGTGCGGGTGACCGTCGCCTCCAACGGCGCCACCGCCACCGTCGTCGTCACCGACACCGGCCCCGGACTCACCGACGAGGAGCTCACCCGCGTCGGCGACCGCTTCTGGCGCAGCGGCCGGCACCAGAACGTCAAGGGCTCCGGGCTGGGGCTGTCCATCTGCCGGGCCCTGCTGGAGGCGGGCGGCGGCTCCGTCACGTTCGGCCACCACGCGCCGCGGGGGCTGAAGGTGACGGTGACGGTGCCGAGGACGGCGCCCGCGGCCTGA
- a CDS encoding response regulator transcription factor, producing MRLLLVEDDNHVAAALSAVLARHGFEVTHARSGEEALQALVPGGSGFGVVLLDLGLPDQDGYEVCGKIRKRTSTPVIMVTARADVRSRIHGLNLGADDYVVKPYDTGELLARIHAVSRRTAHEEAAPGGEGALRLGPVQIELPTRRVSVDGTAVQLTRKEFDLLALLAQRPGVVFRREQIISEVWRTSWEGTGRTLEVHVASLRAKLRLPALIETVRGVGYRLVAPGS from the coding sequence ATGAGACTTCTGCTCGTCGAGGACGACAACCACGTCGCCGCGGCCCTGTCCGCCGTGCTCGCCCGGCACGGCTTCGAGGTCACCCACGCGCGCAGCGGCGAGGAGGCCCTCCAGGCCCTCGTCCCCGGCGGCAGCGGCTTCGGCGTCGTCCTGCTCGACCTGGGCCTGCCCGACCAGGACGGTTACGAGGTCTGCGGCAAGATCCGCAAGCGCACCAGCACCCCGGTGATCATGGTCACCGCCCGCGCCGACGTGCGCTCCCGCATCCACGGCCTGAACCTCGGAGCCGACGACTACGTGGTCAAGCCGTACGACACCGGAGAACTGCTCGCCCGCATCCACGCCGTCAGCAGGCGCACCGCCCACGAGGAGGCCGCCCCGGGCGGCGAGGGCGCGCTCCGGCTCGGCCCGGTCCAGATCGAACTTCCGACGCGCCGGGTCAGCGTGGACGGTACGGCGGTCCAGCTCACCCGCAAGGAGTTCGATCTGCTCGCCCTGCTGGCGCAGCGCCCCGGGGTGGTGTTCCGCCGGGAGCAGATCATCAGCGAGGTCTGGCGCACGAGCTGGGAGGGGACCGGCCGCACGCTGGAGGTGCACGTCGCCTCCCTGCGCGCCAAGCTGCGCCTGCCGGCCCTCATCGAGACGGTACGGGGCGTCGGCTACCGTCTCGTCGCTCCCGGCTCCTAG
- a CDS encoding amino acid ABC transporter ATP-binding protein, whose protein sequence is MTEVSVAKNDVAATDELVVLKSVNKHFGALHVLQDIDLTIARGEVVVVIGPSGSGKSTLCRTINRLETIDSGTISIDGKPLPQEGKALARLRADVGMVFQSFNLFAHKTVLENVTLGQIKVRKADRKQAEEKARGLLDRVGVAAQADKYPAQLSGGQQQRVAIARALAMDPKVMLFDEPTSALDPEMINEVLEVMQQLARDGMTMIVVTHEMGFARSAANRVVFMADGRIVEEAAPDQFFSNPRSDRAKDFLSKILHH, encoded by the coding sequence ATGACCGAAGTATCGGTGGCCAAGAACGACGTGGCCGCGACCGACGAGCTGGTCGTCCTGAAGAGCGTCAACAAGCACTTCGGCGCGTTGCACGTACTCCAGGACATCGATCTGACGATCGCCCGCGGCGAGGTCGTCGTGGTCATCGGACCCTCCGGGTCCGGCAAGTCCACGCTGTGCCGCACCATCAACCGCCTGGAGACGATCGACTCCGGGACGATCTCGATCGACGGCAAGCCGCTGCCCCAGGAGGGCAAGGCGCTGGCCCGGCTGCGGGCCGACGTCGGCATGGTCTTCCAGTCCTTCAACCTCTTCGCGCACAAGACCGTGCTGGAGAACGTGACCCTGGGCCAGATCAAGGTCCGCAAGGCCGACCGGAAGCAGGCCGAGGAGAAGGCCCGCGGCCTGCTCGACCGGGTCGGGGTGGCCGCCCAGGCGGACAAGTACCCCGCGCAGCTCTCCGGCGGCCAGCAGCAGCGCGTCGCCATCGCGCGGGCGCTCGCGATGGACCCGAAGGTCATGCTCTTCGACGAGCCGACCTCGGCTCTCGACCCGGAGATGATCAACGAGGTGCTGGAGGTCATGCAGCAGCTCGCCCGCGACGGCATGACCATGATCGTCGTCACGCACGAAATGGGCTTCGCCCGTTCGGCCGCCAATCGCGTGGTCTTCATGGCGGACGGGCGGATCGTCGAAGAGGCTGCGCCGGACCAGTTCTTCAGCAATCCGCGCAGCGATCGCGCCAAGGACTTCCTGTCGAAGATCCTGCACCACTGA
- a CDS encoding glutamate ABC transporter substrate-binding protein translates to MKLRKVSAASATVLALALTATACGGDGGDDNGSSGGGKKITIGIKFDQPGLGQKTPQGYAGFDVDVATYVAKKLGYEEDQIEWRESKSADRETMLQRGDVDFIVATYSITPQRQEKVDFAGPYLLAHQDVLIRADDDSIKSPEDLNNKKLCSVTGSTSAQNVKEKLAPKAQLQNYTTYSACLGGLQNGAIDALTTDDSILAGYAAQSQFKGKFKLGGFKMTNENYGIGVKKGSDLKDKINKALEDMVADKSWDKAVQDNFGPANYKNEPAPKIGDIKS, encoded by the coding sequence ATGAAGCTCCGCAAGGTCTCCGCCGCCTCGGCCACCGTGCTCGCCCTCGCCCTGACCGCCACCGCGTGCGGCGGCGACGGCGGCGACGACAACGGCTCCTCCGGTGGCGGCAAGAAGATCACCATCGGTATCAAGTTCGACCAGCCGGGCCTCGGCCAGAAGACCCCGCAGGGTTACGCCGGATTCGACGTCGACGTCGCCACGTACGTCGCCAAGAAGCTCGGCTACGAGGAGGACCAGATCGAGTGGAGGGAGTCGAAGAGCGCCGACCGCGAGACCATGCTCCAGCGCGGTGACGTCGACTTCATCGTGGCGACCTACTCGATCACCCCGCAGCGCCAGGAGAAGGTCGACTTCGCCGGCCCGTACCTGCTCGCCCACCAGGACGTCCTGATCCGCGCCGACGACGACTCGATCAAGTCGCCGGAGGACCTCAACAACAAGAAGCTCTGTTCGGTCACCGGCTCCACCTCGGCGCAGAACGTCAAGGAGAAGCTGGCGCCCAAGGCCCAGCTCCAGAACTACACGACGTACTCGGCCTGCCTGGGCGGTCTGCAGAACGGCGCCATCGACGCGCTGACCACGGACGACTCGATCCTCGCCGGTTACGCCGCCCAGTCCCAGTTCAAGGGCAAGTTCAAGCTCGGCGGCTTCAAGATGACCAACGAGAACTACGGCATCGGCGTCAAGAAGGGCAGCGACCTCAAGGACAAGATCAACAAGGCCCTTGAGGACATGGTCGCCGACAAGTCCTGGGACAAGGCCGTCCAGGACAACTTCGGGCCCGCGAACTACAAGAACGAGCCCGCGCCGAAGATCGGCGACATCAAGAGCTGA
- a CDS encoding amino acid ABC transporter permease, with product MFDFLEGYDLLGAFWTTVQLTVLSAVGSLIWGTLLAAMRVGPVPLMRGFGTAYVNIVRNIPLTVIILFTSLGLNQTLSVQLGSDDFDTINFRLAVLGLILYTSAFVCEALRSGINTVPVGQAEAARAIGLSFSQVLGLVVLPQAFRSSVVPLANVLIALTKNTTVAAAIGVAEAALLMKEMIENEAALLLIAAIFAFGFVCLTLPTGLILGWVGKKVAVKR from the coding sequence GTGTTCGACTTTCTTGAAGGTTACGACCTGCTGGGAGCCTTCTGGACGACGGTGCAGCTGACTGTGCTCTCCGCCGTCGGCTCCCTGATCTGGGGCACCCTGCTGGCCGCCATGCGCGTCGGCCCGGTGCCGCTGATGCGCGGTTTCGGGACCGCCTACGTGAACATCGTGCGGAACATCCCGCTCACCGTGATCATCCTGTTCACATCACTGGGACTGAACCAGACCCTGAGTGTCCAGCTCGGCTCGGACGACTTCGATACGATCAACTTCCGCCTCGCCGTGCTCGGTCTCATCCTCTACACCTCGGCCTTCGTCTGCGAGGCGCTGCGCTCCGGCATCAACACCGTGCCCGTCGGGCAGGCGGAGGCGGCCCGTGCCATCGGCCTCAGCTTCAGCCAGGTGCTCGGCCTGGTGGTGCTGCCGCAGGCGTTCCGCTCCTCCGTCGTCCCGCTGGCGAACGTCCTGATCGCCCTGACGAAGAACACCACGGTGGCCGCCGCCATCGGCGTGGCCGAAGCGGCCCTGCTGATGAAGGAGATGATCGAGAACGAGGCGGCACTGCTGCTGATCGCCGCGATCTTCGCTTTCGGTTTCGTGTGTCTGACGCTGCCGACCGGCCTGATCCTCGGCTGGGTGGGCAAGAAGGTGGCGGTGAAGCGATGA
- a CDS encoding amino acid ABC transporter permease, with amino-acid sequence MSSVLYDAQGPRAKRRNVLFTVVFLVALAALLWWVYRALDEKGQLEWAKWEMFFTGTEAWSTYIWPGLKNTLTAAVLSVLIALPLGAVLGISRLSDHVWIRVPAALVVEFFRAIPVLVLMIFGLALFAQYTDVSTDDRPLYAVITGLVLYNASVLAEIVRAGILALPKGQSEAAMAIGLRKGQVMRVILLPQAVTAMLPAIVSQLVVIVKDTALGGAILTFPEMLSAASTMSAYYGANTIASFTVVAVIFIAINFALTSFASWLERRLRRAKKSTGAVLAADDNQPNAGATAGGGTF; translated from the coding sequence ATGAGCTCCGTTCTCTACGACGCCCAGGGCCCCCGCGCCAAGCGGCGCAACGTCCTGTTCACGGTCGTCTTCCTGGTCGCCCTCGCGGCCCTGCTCTGGTGGGTGTACCGCGCCCTCGACGAGAAGGGCCAGCTCGAGTGGGCGAAATGGGAGATGTTCTTCACCGGCACCGAAGCCTGGTCCACGTACATCTGGCCCGGTCTGAAGAACACCCTCACGGCCGCGGTGCTGTCCGTGCTCATCGCGCTGCCGCTCGGTGCCGTCCTCGGCATCTCCCGCCTGTCGGACCACGTCTGGATCCGCGTGCCGGCCGCGCTCGTGGTGGAGTTCTTCCGGGCCATCCCCGTGCTGGTCCTGATGATCTTCGGCCTGGCCCTCTTCGCCCAGTACACCGATGTCAGCACGGACGACCGCCCGCTCTACGCCGTCATCACCGGCCTGGTCCTCTACAACGCCTCCGTCCTCGCGGAGATCGTCCGGGCGGGCATCCTGGCCCTGCCCAAGGGCCAGTCCGAGGCGGCCATGGCGATCGGCCTGCGCAAGGGCCAGGTGATGCGGGTCATCCTGCTGCCGCAGGCGGTCACCGCGATGCTCCCCGCCATCGTCAGCCAGCTCGTCGTGATCGTGAAGGACACCGCCCTCGGCGGCGCCATCCTCACCTTCCCGGAGATGCTCTCCGCGGCCAGCACGATGAGCGCCTACTACGGCGCCAACACCATCGCCAGCTTCACGGTGGTGGCGGTGATCTTCATCGCGATCAACTTCGCCCTCACCTCCTTCGCGAGCTGGCTGGAGCGGCGGCTGAGGCGCGCCAAGAAGTCGACCGGCGCGGTGCTCGCGGCGGACGACAACCAGCCGAACGCCGGAGCGACCGCGGGCGGCGGCACTTTCTGA
- a CDS encoding FAD-dependent monooxygenase gives MDPVIIAGAGPVGLTLALALARQEVPCVVLDEGPGKDEPRPARTVVLHEDTADLLERLTGLPLTRTGVRWAGWRSMRRKQVTREIRFDGGAEDEHRDGPEEQDGDTAPAPLHLPQHVLTGALRTALARETLVKVAVDSRLDTIEQESSGVTAHARGPKGAWWRGSYLVGCDGPRSTVRKLQDIRFPGRTAVERHAVAALRTQLPWPGEALLHRTPPWRMSGPSAGEITARPLPDGVWRLDWLLPPGKDLVTPELLVTRIRETLTGWTGDSAPAYELLDTGVHIVHHRLARRWRVGRVFLAGDAAHLLGALGTQGLDEGLRDAGNLAWKLALAWHHGPHEALLDSYQAERRAAIAARLRATDQVLPLLRGGGGLRACLPGSARGHDALLADGHLGRGALGAPAVYSGSPLAPPRLDGEVPVGTPPGAPVTDVRVTAEDGTFVRLRDRLGRGALLVVLIAPGTGVWERKHWVTAGVMPRLAAAVTALPCRAELLVAESYPGAAAHTVLLVRPDGHLVTALGGVRPADLYTAAEAAVGGGAARTTAGAGAAAAGPGA, from the coding sequence GTGGACCCGGTGATCATCGCCGGAGCGGGGCCCGTCGGGCTCACGCTCGCCCTGGCGCTGGCGCGTCAGGAAGTCCCGTGCGTCGTCCTGGACGAGGGTCCGGGCAAGGACGAGCCGCGCCCCGCGCGCACCGTCGTCCTGCACGAGGACACCGCCGACCTCCTGGAGCGGCTGACCGGACTGCCGCTCACCCGGACCGGGGTCCGCTGGGCCGGATGGCGGTCGATGCGGCGCAAGCAGGTGACACGCGAGATCCGTTTCGACGGCGGCGCGGAGGACGAGCACCGCGACGGGCCGGAGGAGCAGGACGGCGACACGGCGCCCGCCCCGCTGCACCTCCCCCAGCATGTGCTGACCGGTGCCCTGCGCACGGCACTCGCCCGGGAAACCCTCGTCAAGGTGGCCGTGGACAGCCGCCTGGACACCATCGAGCAGGAGTCCTCCGGCGTCACGGCCCACGCGCGCGGCCCCAAGGGCGCCTGGTGGCGCGGCAGTTACCTGGTCGGCTGCGACGGCCCCCGCTCCACCGTGCGCAAACTCCAGGACATCCGCTTCCCCGGCCGTACCGCCGTGGAACGGCACGCCGTGGCCGCGCTGCGCACGCAACTGCCCTGGCCCGGCGAGGCGTTGCTGCACCGGACGCCGCCGTGGCGGATGTCCGGGCCCTCGGCCGGGGAGATCACCGCCCGCCCCCTGCCGGACGGGGTGTGGCGTCTGGACTGGCTGCTGCCGCCGGGCAAGGACCTGGTCACTCCGGAGCTGCTGGTCACCCGGATCCGCGAGACGCTGACCGGCTGGACGGGCGACTCCGCGCCGGCGTACGAGCTCCTCGACACCGGCGTGCACATCGTCCACCACCGGCTGGCGCGCCGGTGGCGCGTCGGCCGGGTCTTCCTCGCCGGGGACGCGGCGCATCTGCTGGGCGCGCTCGGCACCCAGGGTCTCGACGAGGGGCTGCGGGACGCCGGCAACCTCGCCTGGAAGCTGGCCCTGGCCTGGCACCACGGCCCGCACGAAGCCCTCCTCGACAGCTACCAGGCGGAACGGCGCGCGGCGATCGCCGCCCGGCTGCGCGCCACCGATCAGGTACTGCCGCTGCTGCGCGGCGGCGGGGGCCTGCGCGCCTGCCTGCCCGGCTCCGCCCGCGGCCACGACGCGCTGCTCGCCGACGGCCACCTGGGGCGCGGCGCGCTGGGAGCACCGGCGGTGTACTCCGGATCACCGCTGGCGCCCCCCCGGCTCGACGGGGAGGTGCCCGTCGGCACACCGCCCGGTGCGCCGGTCACCGATGTGCGGGTCACGGCGGAGGACGGCACCTTCGTACGGCTGCGGGACCGGCTCGGGCGGGGGGCGCTGCTGGTGGTGCTGATCGCACCGGGCACGGGTGTGTGGGAGCGCAAGCACTGGGTGACCGCAGGCGTCATGCCCCGGCTGGCGGCGGCGGTGACCGCGCTGCCGTGCCGTGCCGAGTTGCTGGTCGCCGAGAGCTATCCGGGCGCCGCCGCCCACACGGTGCTGCTGGTACGGCCCGACGGCCACCTGGTCACGGCGCTCGGCGGCGTCCGCCCGGCCGACCTGTACACGGCGGCCGAGGCCGCGGTGGGCGGCGGCGCGGCGAGGACGACGGCCGGCGCCGGAGCGGCGGCGGCCGGACCGGGCGCGTAG
- a CDS encoding putative leader peptide has translation MTGTCVRLWRRVHMDLVRYAGCVCRPSC, from the coding sequence ATGACCGGCACCTGCGTGCGCCTGTGGCGGAGGGTCCACATGGACCTCGTCCGCTATGCGGGCTGCGTGTGTCGCCCCTCCTGCTGA